Proteins from one Rosa chinensis cultivar Old Blush chromosome 7, RchiOBHm-V2, whole genome shotgun sequence genomic window:
- the LOC112177797 gene encoding uncharacterized protein LOC112177797 — MRIFEAESHPFNQPTLNTILSSARMRNLNKLNFPPLGTKGMGYHKCVHDVRLHLKAQGILAMIQEPSTDVLTKVATNALDANKAKAIIIMDESLQFEYLNKEDLRRLWVSLEECFGNVRNSLLLDLEMRWHNLRFCDFKHVLDYNSEAFHIKSLMEFSGKDITNTMLIERISPPFSSLQC; from the exons ATGCGTATTTTTGAGGCAGAAAGCCATCCTTTCAACCAGCCAACCTTGAACACAATACTAAGTTCGGCCAG GATGAGGAACCTGAATAAGCTGAACTTCCCTCCGTTGGGGACAAAGGGCATGGGATATCACAAGTGTGTTCATGATGTCCGCCTACATCTCAAGGCCCAAGGGATCCTAGCAATGATCCAAGAACCTAGCACTGATGTGCTCACCAAAGTTGCTACTAATGCTTTGGACGCGAataaagctaaagccatcatcatAATGGATGAATCTCTTCAGTTCGAGTATTTGAATAAAGAAGATctcagaaggttgtgggtctcactcgaagagtGCTTTGGGAATGTTCGTAACTCCCTACTTCTAGACTTAGAAATGAGATGGCATAATCTTCGCTTCTGTGACTTCAAGCATGTACTTGATTACAATTCTGAAGCATTCCACATCAAATCTTTAATGGAGTTCAGTGGTAAAGACATCACAAATActatgttgattgagaggaTTTCTCCACCTTTCTCGTCTCTACAATGTTAG
- the LOC112175911 gene encoding Fanconi anemia group J protein homolog, with the protein MACATPGANPKSSSKSSYRIGGIDVEFPYQPYAAQMAFMSRVVSTLDRAVRDDHCHALLESPTGTGKSLSLLCSILAWQQSFKAKNMYANLSHSKPNPKAMTDPIAHGGGFVPEEEHSSAQPSEKPGPSQSENRKKKEAPTIYYASRTHSQISQVIREYRKTSYRVPMAVLASRKHYCTNAQVHGRENIDEECKLLLKDRVVGCVEFKNVHKVKGHPSLQKGGCHEAYDIEDLVKVGKVVKGCSYYAARSMSDDAELVFCPYNYIINPVIRGAMEVDIQGSIVVLDEAHNIEDVARDAGSVDIDEEVLNKLQMELEQLCPLDVLVYQPLYEMIQDLLSWIERRKDKLEKREFQHFVSCWTGDKALRELQEANISQQCFPVLLECATKAIKAATDKESEVAHLSGMAVVTLEGLFSSLTYFFSRNGSHMVDYQLALQRYVKRDVGTFGDWTHTFSLWCLNPAVVFQDIANLSLSVILTSGTLSPMNSFSSELGLQFGSTLEAPHVIDVESQVWPTIISTGPGNVPLNASYKTADEYAFQDALGKSLEEIFKSVPAGCLVFFPSYKLMGKLCKRWRETGQWSLLNERKSLFIEPGGDQEEFEFVLKGYYDSIRGGNKPAFGRNKGANKKLRQSSFTAVKCAQKNNTDGAALLAVCRGKVSEGIDFTDDNARAVIIVGIPFPNMNDIKISLKKKYNDAYKSSKGFLSGNEWYCHQAFRALNQAAGRCIRHRFDYGAVILLDERYQVGRNTAYVSKWLKKSIRQYESFDTSIEELKSFFNNVKERVSKNMVNVSQSSETREKIILSMDHSKGFTRLKDQNLNKSDPQGQTKTYVGKHDSLLTSQDDLDVSSRMDVYADNSKDFINIRSTPQKDTRYLKPSLSMSFSDADPDISVVNETPCMDGIFSTCSPGSITKDEKCCLTSTTIESSSFFLDQFSFQSTSLTNCSKASPKGQCSVAATPEKNATLNSYSSMTETESSLDLSVNSHIQKRRKSIYQSLVNSSQGQSGGAPDSETSDCPDSVKETMTSGDAIRKIEFNESNYSEHYCKSIVHHLPPSTCGTSSVSVGSVMDKRLEICCSLCKSPLGLPENNLHVTCSITSSSKLYLESLHNEILKSQTGNTSAGIRVLITDISSVDYRVCHEISEGTPGQGVWCEKDGFVFGTILCPFCRHHKSSHDNFLGVQVMATNASNVHLLNKIMFYLDQLEITNFEASSDKATKDKDFLPVNGSNVDKVAILNPFDKFSYSPVQQDQGGWRTTKSKLKLPKRPSRS; encoded by the exons atggcgTGTGCAACTCCGGGAGCAAACCCTAAAAGCTCATCGAAAAGCTCGTACCGCATCGGAGGCATCGATGTGGAGTTCCCGTACCAGCCGTACGCGGCGCAGATGGCGTTCATGAGCAGAGTCGTCTCCACTCTCGATCGAGCTGTCAGGGACGACCACTGCCACGCCTTGCTCGAGTCTCCCACCGGAACCGGCAAATCGCTCTCTCTTCTCTGCTCCATCCTCGCCTGGCAGCAGAGCTTCAAGGCCAAGAATATGTACGCCAATCTCTCCCATTCCAAGCCCAACCCCAAGGCCATGACCGATCCCATCGCCCACGGCGGCGGCTTTGTTCCCGAAGAGGAGCACTCCA GTGCTCAGCCATCGGAAAAGCCAGGGCCGTCTCAATCTGAAAATAGGAAGAAAAAGGAAGCTCCTACCATATACTATGCATC GAGGACACATTCACAAATTTCTCAAGTCATCCGTGAATATCGGAAAACTTCCTACCGGGTGCCTATGGCAGTACTG GCCTCTAGGAAGCATTACTGCACAAATGCACAAGTACATGGGAGAGAGAATATTGACGAAGAATG TAAGCTTCTTTTGAAGGATCGAGTGGTTGGATGCGTAGAATTTAA AAACGTACACAAAGTCAAAGGACATCCATCTCTTCAGAAAGGAGGCTGCCACGAGGCCTACGATATTGAGGATCTCGTGAAAGTTGGAAAAGTTGTCAAAG gTTGTTCATATTATGCCGCTCGTTCTATGTCAGACGATGCAGAACTGGTTTTTTGTCCATATAACTACATCATTAATCCAGTCATTAGGGGAGCCATGGAAGTAGATATTCAGGGGTCCATTGTAGTTCTGGATGAAGCCCA CAATATAGAGGATGTTGCTCGCGATGCTGGTAGTGTAGATATTGATGAAGAAGTTTTGAACA AATTGCAGATGGAACTAGAGCAGCTTTGCCCACTGGATGTTTTGGTTTACCAACCTCTGTATGAAATGATAcag GACCTCTTAAGTTGGATTGAGCGAAGGAAAGACAAGTTAGAAAAGCGCGAATTTCAGCACTTTGTGTCTTG TTGGACTGGTGACAAGGCTTTGAGAGAGCTTCAGGAAGCTAATATATCACAGCAGTGCTTCCCAGTCTTACTTGAATGTGCCACAAAG GCAATCAAAGCTGCTACAGATAAAGAATCAGAGGTAGCCCATTTAAGTGGCATGGCTGTTGTGACATTGGAAG GATTGTTCTCTTCACTTACTTACTTCTTCTCAAGAAATGGGTCTCATATGGTCGATTATCAGCTTGCTTTACAGAGATATGTTAAAAGAGATGTTG GAACTTTTGGCGATTGGACACATACATTCAGTTTGTGGTGCTTGAATCCTGCTGTTGTGTTTCAAGATATTGCCAATCTTTCCTTGTCAGTCATTTTAACATCGGG GACTTTGTCACCAATGAATTCCTTTTCATCTGAGCTTGGCCTTCAGTTTGGAAGTACTCTGGAAGCTCCCCATGTAATTGATGTTGAATCACAG GTTTGGCCCACTATTATTTCTACTGGCCCAGGTAATGTGCCATTGAATGCAAGTTATAAGACAGCAGATGAATATGCCTTCCAG GATGCACTTGGAAAATCCTTAGAGGAAATTTTCAAAAGTGTGCCGGCTGGGTGTCTTGTCTTCTTCCCAAGTTACAAGCTAATGGGGAAGTTATGCAAGCGTTGGCGTGAAACAGGACAATGGTCTCTGCTAAACGAAAGAAAGTCCCTTTTTATTG AGCCCGGTGGAGACCAGGAGGAATTTGAGTTTGTACTGAAGGGTTATTATGATTCAATTCGTGGGGGCAATAAGCCTGCTTTTGGGAGAAATAAAGGTGCTAACAAGAAATTAAGACAAAGTAGCTTCACTGCAGTCAAGTGTGCACAAAAGAATAACACTGATGGAGCTGCTTTACTGGCTGTGTGCCGAGGAAAG GTTTCAGAAGGAATCGACTTCACAGATGACAATGCTCGGGCTGTG ATAATTGTGGGAATTCCATTTCCCAACAT GAATGACATCAAGATTTCCTTAAAGAAGAAATACAATGATGCATATAAGTCATCCAAGGGCTTTCTGAGTGGAAATGAATGGTACTGTCACCAAGCCTTCCGAGCTTTAAATCAAGCTGCAG GACGTTGTATTCGACATAGGTTTGATTATGGAGCTGTCATCTTATTAG ATGAACGTTATCAGGTAGGAAGAAATACAGCATATGTGTCAAAGTGGCTAAAGAAATCCATTAGACAGTATGAAAGCTTTGACACGTCAATAGAGGAATTAAAATCCTTTTTCAACAATGTCAAG GAAAGGGTAAGCAAGAATATGGTCAATGTGTCACAGAGTTCTGAGACTAGAGAGAAAATCATTCTTTCTATGGATCACAGTAAAGGGTTTACAAGACTGAAAGATCAGAATTTGAATAAATCTGATCCTCAGGGACAGACAAAAACTTATGTAGGCAAGCACGATTCTCTACTGACATCTCAAGATGATCTTGATGTATCATCACGAATGGATGTATATGCTGACAATAGCAAGGACTTTATCAATATCAGATCTACTCCTCAGAAAGATACAAG GTACCTTAAGCCATCTTTGTCCATGTCATTCTCTGATGCAGATCCAGACATCTCAGTTGTCAATGAAACCCCTTGTATGGATGGCATCTTTTCCACGTGCAGTCCAGGATCAATTACTAAGGATGAGAAGTGCTGTTTGACTTCGACTACAATTGAgtcctcttctttctttttggacCAATTCTCATTCCAATCAACATCATTAACCAATTGTAGCAAGGCTTCTCCAAAGGGCCAGTGTTCTGTAGCCGCTACTCCTGAAAAGAATGCAACTTTGAACTCTTACAGCTCAATGACAGAAACAGAATCATCTTTGGATTTGAGTGTTAATTCTCATATCCAGAAAAGGAGAAAGTCCATATATCAATCCTTGGTTAACTCCAGTCAGGGACAGTCTGGTGGTGCTCCTGATTCTGAAACTTCTGATTGTCCTGATTCCGTAAAAGAGACGATGACCAGTGGAGATGCCATTCGCAAAATTGAATTTAATGAATCTAATTATTCAGAGCACTATTGTAAGTCcatagttcatcatcttcccCCGAGTACTTGTGGCACTTCATCTGTGTCAGTTGGTTCTGTCATGGACAAGAGACTAGAAATCTGTTGCTCACTCTGCAAAAGCCCATTGGGCCTTCCTGAGAATAATCTACATGTTACATGCTCAATAACTTCATCATCGAAACTTTACTTGGAATCTCTTCATAACGAAATATTGAAATCTCAAACTGGGAATACATCAGCAGGCATACGTGTTCTCATAACTGACATTTCATCAGTTGATTATCGAGTCTGCCATGAAATTTCTGAAGGCACTCCTGGACAGGGTGTATGGTGTGAAAAAGATGGGTTTGTTTTCGGTACCATCTTGTGCCCCTTTTGCCGTCACCACAAGAGTAGCCACGATAATTTCCTTGGCGTACAGGTCATGGCAACTAATGCATCAAATGTTCATTTACTCAACAAG ATCATGTTTTACTTAGATCAGTTGGAAATTACAAATTTTGAGGCATCTTCTGACAAGGCTACAAAAGACAAA GATTTCTTGCCTGTTAATGGTTCCAACGTCGACAAAGTTGCCATTCTCAATCCCTTTGATAAATTCTCGTACTCTCCAGTACAGCAGGACCAAGGAGGATGGAGGACTACAAAATCAAAG CTTAAACTACCCAAAAGACCCTCACGTTCCTGA